The Xyrauchen texanus isolate HMW12.3.18 chromosome 38, RBS_HiC_50CHRs, whole genome shotgun sequence genome window below encodes:
- the LOC127631803 gene encoding beta-crystallin A1-like, whose amino-acid sequence MSLTNPIPMGPWKLTVYDQENFQGKRMEFTAACQNIMECGMNNVRSVKVECGAWVGYEHSSFCGQQFILERGDYPRWESWSGSNAYHIERLMSFRPICSANQKESKLTVFERENFIGHQWEITDDYPSLQSMGWLSNEIGSMQVQSGAWVCYQYPGYHGYQYILECDHHGGKYKHYREWGSHAQTFQVQSLRRVEQ is encoded by the exons ATGTCTCTGACTAATCCCATACCAATGGGGCCATGGAAG CTCACAGTCTACGACCAAGAGAACTTTCAAGGTAAGCGCATGGAGTTCACCGCAGCCTGTCAGAACATCATGGAATGTGGCATGAACAATGTCCGCTCTGTGAAGGTGGAGTGTGGCGC CTGGGTGGGCTACGAACACTCCAGCTTCTGTGGGCAGCAATTCATCTTGGAGAGAGGAGACTACCCTCGCTGGGAGTCTTGGAGTGGCAGCAATGCCTACCACATCGAGAGGCTAATGTCCTTCCGCCCAATCTGCTCTGCT AACCAAAAGGAGTCAAAGTTGACTGTTTTTGAGCGGGAGAACTTTATCGGACACCAGTGGGAGATCACTGATGACTACCCCTCTCTGCAGTCCATGGGTTGGCTCTCCAATGAGATTGGATCAATGCAGGTGCAAAGTGGGGC CTGGGTTTGTTACCAGTACCCCGGCTACCATGGTTACCAGTACATCCTGGAGTGTGACCACCATGGTGGCAAGTACAAACACTACAGGGAGTGGGGCTCCCACGCTCAGACCTTCCAGGTGCAGTCCCTCCGCCGGGTTGAGCAGTGA
- the LOC127631864 gene encoding beta-crystallin B1-like, translated as MSHTAVQGSMGSCFATGKSSHKIYLFEYENFQGRMMELSGKCRNVCEKGLNRVGSIRVVCGPWVGYEQQNMSGEMFVLERGEYPRWDTWSNSYRCDRLMSVRPVQMDPQDHTICLYECINFDGRKMEVCDEDIPSLWCHGFQDRVASIQVNGGTWVGYQYPGYRGYQYLFECGPYKHWNEWGANHPQIQSVRRVRDMQTHHRGCFEIMA; from the exons ATGTCACATACTGCTGTACAGGGAAGCATGGGGAGTTGCTTTGCCACGGGAAAGAGTTCACACAAA ATATATCTGTTTGAGTACGAGAATTTCCAAGGGCGAATGATGGAGCTAAGTGGAAAGTGTCGTAACGTCTGTGAGAAGGGGCTGAATCGTGTGGGCTCTATCAGAGTGGTGTGTGGGCC ATGGGTTGGTTATGAGCAACAAAACATGAGTGGTGAGATGTTCGTGCTGGAGAGAGGTGAATACCCTCGTTGGGACACTTGGTCCAACAGCTATCGTTGTGATCGTCTCATGTCTGTACGGCCAGTTCAAATG GATCCTCAGGACCATACGATCTGTCTGTATGAGTGCATAAACTTTGATGGCCGTAAGATGGAGGTTTGCGATGAGGACATTCCAAGTTTGTGGTGTCATGGCTTTCAGGACAGAGTCGCCAGCATCCAAGTTAATGGTGGAAC GTGGGTTGGATATCAGTACCCTGGCTATCGTGGATACCAGTACCTGTTTGAGTGTGGACCATATAAGCACTGGAACGAATGGGGTGCCAACCACCCCCAGATCCAGTCTGTGCGTAGAGTGAGGGACATGCAGACGCATCACAGAGGCTGCTTTGAGATTATGGCATAG